A section of the Lathamus discolor isolate bLatDis1 chromosome 6, bLatDis1.hap1, whole genome shotgun sequence genome encodes:
- the VCPKMT gene encoding protein N-lysine methyltransferase METTL21D isoform X1: MAGFVRELERRGGPALRLEQRAAGGVGCVVWDAALVLAKFLETGACPLARRHVLELGAGTGAVGIMAATLGADVTVTDLEELQELLMVNIENNKHLVTGSVRAKVLKWGEDVTEFQPPPDYILMADCIYYEESLEPLLKTLKDLTGPDTCILCCYEQRTMGKNPEIERKYFELLQLDFELEKIPLDKHDEEYRSEDIHIMNIHRKQTLVELWRGGYRITPQRDCFQCGL, encoded by the exons ATGGCGGGTTTCGTGCGGGAGCTGgagcggcggggcgggccggcGCTGCGGCTGGAGCagcgggcggcgggcggcgtGGGCTGCGTCGTGTGGGACGCCGCGCTGGTGCTCGCCAAGTTCCTGGAGACCGGCGCCTGTCCCCTCGCCCGCCGCCACGTCCTCGAGCTGGGCGCCGGCACCGGCGCCGTTGGCATCATGGCGGCGACGTTGGG GGCCGATGTGACAGTTACCGAccttgaggagctgcaggagctgttgATGGTTAATATAGAGAACAACAAACATCTGGTCACAGGGTCAGTCCGAGCCAAGGTACTGAAATG GGGTGAAGATGTAACAGAATTTCAGCCTCCCCCCGATTATATACTAATGGCTGATTGCATTTACTATGAGGAG TCATTAGAACCATTACTGAAGACACTGAAAGATCTTACTGGCCCTGATACGTGCATCTTGTGCTGTTACGAACAGAGGACTATGGGAAAGAATCCTGAAATTGAGAGAAAATACTTTGAG CTGCTTCAGTTGGACTTTGAGCTGGAAAAAATTCCCCTGGATAAGCACGATGAGGAGTATCGCAGCGAAGACATTCACATCATGAATATCCACAGGAAGCAAACG CTGGTAGAGCTCTGGAGAGGAGGCTATAGAATAACACCACAAAGAGACTGTTTCCAGTGTGGTTTGTGA
- the VCPKMT gene encoding protein N-lysine methyltransferase METTL21D isoform X3, producing the protein MAGFVRELERRGGPALRLEQRAAGGVGCVVWDAALVLAKFLETGACPLARRHVLELGAGTGAVGIMAATLGADVTVTDLEELQELLMVNIENNKHLVTGSVRAKVLKWGEDVTEFQPPPDYILMADCIYYEESLEPLLKTLKDLTGPDTCILCCYEQRTMGKNPEIERKYFELLQLDFELEKIPLDKHDEEYRSEDIHIMNIHRKQTNIPS; encoded by the exons ATGGCGGGTTTCGTGCGGGAGCTGgagcggcggggcgggccggcGCTGCGGCTGGAGCagcgggcggcgggcggcgtGGGCTGCGTCGTGTGGGACGCCGCGCTGGTGCTCGCCAAGTTCCTGGAGACCGGCGCCTGTCCCCTCGCCCGCCGCCACGTCCTCGAGCTGGGCGCCGGCACCGGCGCCGTTGGCATCATGGCGGCGACGTTGGG GGCCGATGTGACAGTTACCGAccttgaggagctgcaggagctgttgATGGTTAATATAGAGAACAACAAACATCTGGTCACAGGGTCAGTCCGAGCCAAGGTACTGAAATG GGGTGAAGATGTAACAGAATTTCAGCCTCCCCCCGATTATATACTAATGGCTGATTGCATTTACTATGAGGAG TCATTAGAACCATTACTGAAGACACTGAAAGATCTTACTGGCCCTGATACGTGCATCTTGTGCTGTTACGAACAGAGGACTATGGGAAAGAATCCTGAAATTGAGAGAAAATACTTTGAG CTGCTTCAGTTGGACTTTGAGCTGGAAAAAATTCCCCTGGATAAGCACGATGAGGAGTATCGCAGCGAAGACATTCACATCATGAATATCCACAGGAAGCAAACG AATATTCCATCATGA
- the VCPKMT gene encoding protein N-lysine methyltransferase METTL21D isoform X2, which yields MAGFVRELERRGGPALRLEQRAAGGVGCVVWDAALVLAKFLETGACPLARRHVLELGAGTGAVGIMAATLGADVTVTDLEELQELLMVNIENNKHLVTGSVRAKVLKWGEDVTEFQPPPDYILMADCIYYEESLEPLLKTLKDLTGPDTCILCCYEQRTMGKNPEIERKYFELLQLDFELEKIPLDKHDEEYRSEDIHIMNIHRKQTVPASVFERTIFELCTDFSSFL from the exons ATGGCGGGTTTCGTGCGGGAGCTGgagcggcggggcgggccggcGCTGCGGCTGGAGCagcgggcggcgggcggcgtGGGCTGCGTCGTGTGGGACGCCGCGCTGGTGCTCGCCAAGTTCCTGGAGACCGGCGCCTGTCCCCTCGCCCGCCGCCACGTCCTCGAGCTGGGCGCCGGCACCGGCGCCGTTGGCATCATGGCGGCGACGTTGGG GGCCGATGTGACAGTTACCGAccttgaggagctgcaggagctgttgATGGTTAATATAGAGAACAACAAACATCTGGTCACAGGGTCAGTCCGAGCCAAGGTACTGAAATG GGGTGAAGATGTAACAGAATTTCAGCCTCCCCCCGATTATATACTAATGGCTGATTGCATTTACTATGAGGAG TCATTAGAACCATTACTGAAGACACTGAAAGATCTTACTGGCCCTGATACGTGCATCTTGTGCTGTTACGAACAGAGGACTATGGGAAAGAATCCTGAAATTGAGAGAAAATACTTTGAG CTGCTTCAGTTGGACTTTGAGCTGGAAAAAATTCCCCTGGATAAGCACGATGAGGAGTATCGCAGCGAAGACATTCACATCATGAATATCCACAGGAAGCAAACG GTGCCAGCCTCTGTCTTTGAAAGGACCATCTTTGAGCTGTGCActgacttttcttctttcctttga